A window of the Lactuca sativa cultivar Salinas chromosome 5, Lsat_Salinas_v11, whole genome shotgun sequence genome harbors these coding sequences:
- the LOC111877818 gene encoding probable carboxylesterase 7, protein MESSTNEIIKELPGIIRIFKNGRFQKLQVPDIVPAGIDPSTGVNSKDVVFSPQNNVYARLYVPRTTTLHHKLPLLIFYHGGGFMIESAKSSLYHNFLNLIVSEANVVAVSVDYRLAPEFPLPVAYEDSWEAIKWVAKHVNGNGPEPWLNEYVDLQNIFLAGDSAGGNIAHHMAIRVGSDTPTGLRFQGVILLHPYFWGKERVGKESDFIEPWLIGFLEDSWAVAHPESSGLDDPLINPGMDPNISGMGCSEMLVFIGGNDFFRERGLYYKEVVEKSGWKGDLEVVENEGEEHVFFLFKPSCANACTLHNRICTFINNA, encoded by the coding sequence ATGGAATCGTCCACCAATGAAATCATCAAAGAACTCCCTGGTATAATTCGTATTTTCAAAAATGGTCGATTCCAGAAACTCCAAGTTCCTGATATTGTTCCAGCCGGCATCGATCCTTCCACCGGCGTCAATTCCAAAGACGTCGTCTTTTCACCACAGAATAACGTCTATGCTAGGCTTTACGTTCCAAGAACCACAACCCTCCACCACAAACTCCCGCTTTTAATCTTCTATCACGGTGGTGGTTTCATGATCGAATCCGCTAAGTCCTCTCTATACCACAACTTCCTCAACCTCATCGTCTCAGAAGCCAACGTCGTCGCCGTCTCCGTCGACTACAGACTCGCGCCGGAGTTCCCCCTCCCGGTCGCGTACGAAGACTCATGGGAAGCAATCAAGTGGGTTGCGAAGCATGTTAACGGAAATGGTCCAGAGCCATGGTTGAACGAATACGTCGATCTTCAGAACATCTTCCTCGCCGGCGACAGTGCCGGAGGTAACATAGCACACCACATGGCGATCCGGGTCGGATCGGATACCCCAACCGGTTTACGGTTCCAGGGTGTTATCTTGCTTCACCCGTATTTCTGGGGTAAGGAACGGGTTGGTAAGGAGTCCGACTTTATTGAACCCTGGTTGATTGGTTTTCTGGAAGACTCATGGGCTGTCGCGCACCCGGAAAGCAGCGGGCTGGATGACCCGTTGATCAACCCGGGTATGGACCCGAATATATCGGGTATGGGTTGCTCCGAGATGCTGGTTTTTATTGGTGGGAATGACTTTTTCAGAGAGAGGGGATTGTATTACAAAGAAGTGGTGGAGAAAAGTGGGTGGAAAGGAGATTTGGAAGTGGTGGAGAATGAAGGGGAGGAACatgtttttttcttatttaagcCTTCCTGTGCAAATGCTTGTACTTTGCATAATAGAATTTGTACATTCATCAATAATGCTTGA